Proteins from a genomic interval of Gemmatimonadaceae bacterium:
- a CDS encoding TonB-dependent receptor, translating into MITRVNVRRWRSSWLAAAISISLPTAANAQSVPPSRRDSSQRADTGQRIERVLVSAIRAGDTAPISQSTIGRDVIAPRHFGQDVPLLLQGASPSLTAHTETGTPWGYSYLRLRGLDQTRINITIDGIPLNDMEDQVLYFANFADLMASVQTVQVQRGVGTSTAGTASFAGSVNFETMPVALKDAGGDISLQLGSFGAQRASVSFRSGLTDSRFAVYGRASALRTNGYRDHSGVMGRTGFVGAGWFGARTIVKATALVGLLADTLSYTGATRAELDANRRYNPLAPDELDKFGQQLLALSVSHVLSDAATVSSTVYRNSASGHYDYFYDADRYRYGLAHTWYGTTSAVNVEHGDWHLNLGVNANTYARAHRAFLRPDLTAALYDNTGHKQDASAFAKASLDQGRVRWFADLQTRWMRFRYTPDVRAGVDARSIDWTFFNPKAGATVRLGGAWSAFASYGVTTREPARSDLLAGDDDLNAGNVADYGDFSRVKPESVRDAEAGVKWLADGRSLQANVYSMDFRNDIARIGAPTASGSVLRRNVGASYRRGVEVDGRWTIAPRVVVAGNAAWSANRIRSFTDSSRGTPVVRRHVEPLLTPRYMSAHRVELSASRVWTVTAEGRYQSRAFLDNTSSVDRVLPDFYVLDATARAEWGRYAVTVRGANLGNTQKFGSGSVSGTGTVRYFVLPVRAVFATVDVKF; encoded by the coding sequence ATGATCACGCGTGTAAACGTGCGCCGATGGCGCTCGTCCTGGCTGGCCGCCGCCATCAGCATCTCGCTGCCTACCGCCGCCAATGCCCAGTCTGTTCCGCCCTCGCGTCGCGACAGCAGTCAGCGCGCCGATACCGGTCAACGCATCGAGCGCGTGCTCGTGTCGGCCATTCGTGCCGGCGACACGGCACCCATCTCCCAGTCGACCATCGGGCGGGACGTCATCGCGCCGCGACATTTCGGACAGGACGTTCCGCTCCTGTTGCAGGGCGCATCCCCGTCGCTGACCGCGCATACGGAAACCGGCACGCCGTGGGGGTACAGCTACCTGCGGCTGCGGGGCCTCGACCAGACGCGCATCAACATCACGATTGACGGCATTCCGCTCAACGACATGGAGGACCAGGTCCTCTATTTCGCCAACTTCGCCGATCTGATGGCGAGTGTGCAGACGGTGCAAGTGCAACGTGGCGTTGGAACGAGCACGGCCGGCACGGCGTCGTTTGCCGGTTCCGTCAATTTCGAAACGATGCCGGTGGCACTGAAGGATGCCGGCGGGGACATCAGTCTTCAGCTGGGTTCGTTCGGTGCGCAACGTGCCAGTGTGTCGTTCCGGTCGGGGCTCACGGACAGTCGTTTCGCGGTGTACGGGCGGGCCAGTGCGCTGCGTACGAACGGCTATCGCGATCACAGCGGCGTGATGGGGCGCACGGGGTTTGTCGGTGCGGGCTGGTTCGGGGCGCGGACCATCGTCAAGGCGACTGCGCTGGTCGGATTGCTTGCCGATACGCTGTCATATACAGGCGCCACACGGGCCGAACTGGATGCGAATCGACGCTACAATCCGTTGGCGCCTGACGAACTGGACAAGTTCGGACAACAGCTGCTGGCGCTTTCCGTCTCCCACGTGTTGTCCGACGCGGCCACGGTGAGCTCCACCGTCTATCGCAATTCGGCGAGTGGCCACTACGACTACTTCTACGACGCGGATCGGTATCGATATGGTCTGGCCCATACCTGGTACGGTACCACCAGTGCGGTCAACGTCGAACACGGTGATTGGCACCTGAATCTTGGTGTGAACGCGAACACGTACGCGCGTGCGCATCGGGCGTTCCTGCGACCGGATCTTACGGCGGCGCTGTATGACAACACCGGCCACAAGCAGGACGCGAGCGCGTTTGCCAAAGCCTCGCTGGACCAGGGGCGGGTGCGCTGGTTTGCCGACCTGCAGACGCGATGGATGCGATTTCGCTATACGCCCGATGTCCGTGCCGGTGTCGATGCGCGGAGCATCGACTGGACTTTTTTCAATCCCAAGGCGGGCGCCACGGTACGACTGGGTGGGGCGTGGAGTGCTTTTGCATCGTACGGCGTCACGACGCGCGAGCCGGCGCGCAGTGACCTGCTGGCTGGCGACGATGACCTCAACGCCGGGAACGTGGCCGACTACGGCGACTTCTCACGCGTCAAACCCGAATCGGTGCGGGACGCCGAGGCGGGAGTGAAATGGCTGGCCGACGGACGCTCACTGCAGGCCAACGTCTACAGCATGGATTTCCGGAACGACATTGCCCGCATTGGTGCGCCCACCGCGTCGGGATCGGTGCTGCGGCGCAACGTGGGGGCGAGCTATCGGCGCGGCGTGGAGGTTGATGGGCGGTGGACCATTGCGCCGCGTGTCGTGGTGGCGGGCAACGCCGCATGGAGTGCGAACCGCATCCGGTCATTCACCGATTCGTCGCGCGGCACGCCGGTGGTGCGACGCCACGTCGAACCATTGCTCACGCCGCGGTACATGAGTGCGCATCGGGTCGAGCTGTCGGCGAGTCGGGTGTGGACGGTGACGGCGGAAGGTCGCTACCAATCGCGCGCCTTTCTGGACAACACGAGCAGCGTCGATCGGGTGCTGCCGGACTTCTACGTGCTGGACGCGACGGCGCGCGCCGAGTGGGGGCGCTATGCGGTGACCGTGCGCGGGGCGAATCTCGGGAACACGCAGAAGTTCGGGAGCGGATCGGTGAGTGGAACGGGCACCGTGCGGTACTTCGTGCTCCCGGTGCGGGCGGTATTTGCCACGGTGGATGTGAAGTTCTGA
- a CDS encoding sigma-70 family RNA polymerase sigma factor, with product MAEPLLPRIAAGDEHAVRECVARYGALVWSLVRRWSPDAQDAEDAVQDVFIDLWRSASKFDVARATEAGWVAMVTRRRLIDRMRRRQRLPELEPMSEEHDVADESAEDIAQAMDRTTRADRARAVLNELPAAQRRMLELSLLEGKTHDEIARETDTPLGTVKSHIRRGLKRARELMNSAGNGAVDGRDDA from the coding sequence CTGGCGGAACCGTTACTGCCGCGCATCGCGGCCGGCGACGAACACGCGGTACGCGAGTGCGTGGCTCGGTATGGTGCGCTGGTGTGGTCACTGGTCCGTCGCTGGTCGCCGGATGCGCAGGATGCCGAGGACGCGGTGCAGGATGTGTTCATCGATCTCTGGCGCAGTGCGTCCAAGTTCGATGTGGCACGGGCAACGGAAGCCGGGTGGGTGGCCATGGTCACTCGGCGGCGTCTCATTGATCGGATGCGTCGTCGTCAACGGCTGCCGGAGCTGGAGCCGATGTCCGAAGAGCACGATGTGGCGGATGAATCGGCCGAGGATATTGCGCAGGCCATGGATCGCACCACGCGCGCCGATCGGGCGCGGGCGGTGCTGAACGAATTGCCGGCAGCACAACGTCGCATGCTGGAGTTGTCGCTGCTGGAGGGGAAAACCCATGATGAAATCGCGCGCGAAACCGACACGCCGCTGGGCACCGTGAAGTCGCACATTCGTCGCGGACTCAAGCGAGCCCGTGAACTGATGAATAGCGCCGGCAATGGCGCCGTGGACGGGAGGGACGACGCATGA
- a CDS encoding anti-sigma factor — MMDDNEPPLSDAQQWEVAAAELTAAMAFDARTASDALPPALAERITKAGEAFVRTTRVPGVTANPVVPITSAVPARRLASWTGWLAAAAVLAVWVGVSRWTGSSASAPVVSVAQTGVVLRDSLLQADSALTRLAWGASTDSSAIGATGDVVWSARAQRGVMRIAGLQPNDRTRWQYQLWIFDKKRDQRYPVDGGVFDIPAGAHEVFVPIDARLPVGEAVLFAITIEPPGGVVVSKRERIALLAKPAS; from the coding sequence ATGATGGATGACAACGAGCCGCCGCTGTCGGATGCGCAGCAATGGGAAGTGGCCGCCGCTGAACTGACGGCGGCGATGGCATTCGATGCGCGGACGGCAAGCGATGCGCTGCCGCCGGCACTGGCCGAACGCATCACCAAGGCGGGAGAGGCATTCGTGCGCACCACGCGGGTGCCGGGTGTTACCGCCAATCCCGTCGTGCCCATCACCAGTGCGGTGCCGGCGAGACGACTGGCCAGTTGGACCGGGTGGTTGGCGGCGGCGGCGGTGCTGGCGGTGTGGGTGGGTGTGTCGCGGTGGACTGGTTCTTCGGCGTCTGCGCCTGTGGTGTCAGTGGCCCAGACCGGGGTGGTGCTGCGCGACTCGCTGCTGCAAGCGGATAGTGCGCTCACCCGATTGGCCTGGGGCGCGTCCACCGACAGCAGCGCCATCGGGGCCACCGGCGATGTGGTATGGAGTGCGCGGGCGCAGCGCGGCGTCATGCGCATTGCCGGTCTTCAGCCCAACGACCGCACGCGCTGGCAGTATCAGCTGTGGATTTTCGACAAGAAGCGGGACCAGCGCTATCCGGTGGACGGGGGCGTGTTCGATATCCCTGCGGGAGCGCACGAGGTGTTCGTGCCGATCGATGCGCGACTGCCGGTTGGTGAAGCGGTGTTGTTCGCGATTACCATCGAGCCACCGGGCGGCGTGGTGGTGTCGAAACGGGAACGCATCGCGTTGCTGGCGAAGCCGGCGAGCTAG
- a CDS encoding GAF domain-containing protein: MYSDYRKTEELGTLREVARALAAGTSASDLLNILCEAATNQGRSIGASVVEVGTDTGTFVAVRGPSKELMGLRFPLAGSVTGRVAQERKTISITSPNESSPLFAELLPKLGIGPIMVLPLLAQSQLMGVLSVFRREGETKFDAHDESRLAAVADLAALALWKTSLLEEAQSADAAKTSLLATLSHELRTPLAALEGYGELLEDEILGPLTSSQRDALVRLRTVSRHLGSLIEDILTYASLEADRLSIRVAPLEVASLLDSLLPFVEPLAREKGIAFRLELADALPDLVTDEDRLRQILLNLVQNAVKFTERGEVLLRVTLGTPTADGVPCIRFVVRDTGVGIDAADLPRLFRPFSQLEDVQSRRHRGTGLGLYISRRLASLLGGRVEVVSRPSEGSQFTLVLPVVR; encoded by the coding sequence TTGTATTCCGACTATCGCAAAACCGAGGAGCTTGGCACGCTCCGCGAAGTGGCGCGCGCCCTCGCCGCCGGCACCAGCGCCAGTGACCTCCTCAATATCCTGTGCGAGGCGGCCACCAATCAGGGGCGTTCCATCGGCGCGTCGGTGGTCGAGGTGGGCACTGACACGGGCACCTTTGTGGCCGTGCGAGGTCCGTCCAAGGAACTCATGGGATTGCGATTCCCGCTGGCCGGCAGCGTGACCGGGCGCGTGGCCCAGGAGCGCAAGACGATTTCCATCACGTCCCCCAACGAAAGCTCGCCGCTGTTCGCAGAGTTGCTGCCGAAGTTGGGGATCGGGCCCATCATGGTGCTCCCCCTGCTGGCGCAGTCGCAACTGATGGGTGTGCTGTCGGTGTTTCGGCGCGAGGGAGAGACGAAGTTCGACGCCCATGATGAATCGCGGTTGGCCGCGGTGGCGGATCTCGCGGCGCTGGCCCTCTGGAAGACCAGCCTGCTGGAAGAAGCACAATCCGCCGACGCGGCCAAGACAAGCCTTTTGGCGACACTATCGCACGAGCTTCGAACTCCTTTAGCGGCACTAGAGGGATATGGTGAGCTTTTGGAAGACGAGATTCTCGGGCCGCTGACCAGTTCGCAGCGCGATGCATTGGTTCGGTTGCGAACCGTCAGTCGGCATCTTGGCTCCCTGATCGAGGACATCCTCACGTACGCATCGCTGGAGGCAGACCGTCTATCAATCCGGGTCGCGCCGCTTGAGGTCGCCTCACTTCTTGACTCGCTCCTGCCGTTTGTCGAACCGCTGGCTCGCGAGAAGGGGATTGCGTTTCGACTGGAGCTGGCGGACGCGCTGCCGGATCTGGTGACCGACGAGGACCGACTGCGACAAATCCTGCTGAATCTGGTCCAGAACGCCGTCAAGTTCACCGAACGGGGCGAGGTGCTGCTGCGCGTGACATTGGGGACGCCGACCGCCGATGGTGTGCCCTGCATCCGGTTCGTGGTGCGCGATACCGGGGTGGGCATCGATGCTGCGGATCTCCCCCGGTTGTTTCGTCCCTTCTCGCAGCTGGAGGATGTGCAGTCGCGTCGGCATCGCGGAACCGGTTTGGGACTCTACATCTCGCGTCGCCTCGCGAGTCTGCTTGGCGGACGCGTGGAAGTGGTGTCTCGTCCGAGCGAGGGATCGCAGTTCACACTGGTACTTCCGGTTGTTCGCTGA